Proteins encoded within one genomic window of Prosthecobacter fusiformis:
- a CDS encoding protein arginine kinase yields the protein MRFTTLIKHPADWMKGSGLHSDVVMTSRVRLARNLRGFSFPGYSAERQRVELLELARPCVESLPEMADGYSEEYSGLSKIRKQVLVERHLVSREHAARAAGCAVVVDRKQSLSIMINEEDHFRIQGIRAGLNLRSAYSLVDKVDTALESMLPYAYDDRLGYLTACPTNLGTGMRASVMLHLPALVLSDQINPVIKAVGKIGLAVRGLYGEGTEALGNLFQISNQHTLGEKEGEIISQIEKVIERVVSSEVNARQKLLEDNPTMLHDQVGRAFAILRYAHVLTSKEALNLLSLLRLGADMDLIPNCDRSLLDMLLLEIQPAHLQLSAERDLSPEERDTRRAEITRTRLQLLTGPSNVSTINQPSEEKPSDSNDE from the coding sequence ATGCGATTCACGACCCTCATTAAACACCCAGCTGACTGGATGAAAGGCAGCGGGTTGCACTCGGATGTCGTCATGACCTCCCGGGTACGGTTGGCTCGCAACCTCCGTGGCTTCAGTTTTCCTGGCTATTCCGCCGAGCGCCAGCGCGTGGAACTGCTGGAACTGGCCCGCCCCTGTGTGGAATCCCTGCCTGAAATGGCCGATGGTTACAGCGAGGAATACTCCGGCCTGAGCAAAATCCGCAAGCAGGTGCTCGTGGAGCGCCACCTCGTCAGCCGGGAGCATGCCGCCCGTGCTGCCGGTTGCGCCGTCGTGGTGGACCGTAAGCAGAGCCTTTCCATCATGATCAATGAGGAGGACCATTTCCGTATCCAGGGGATACGTGCCGGTCTGAACCTGCGCAGTGCCTATTCCCTGGTGGATAAAGTGGATACCGCCTTGGAATCCATGCTGCCTTATGCCTATGATGACCGCCTGGGCTACCTGACCGCCTGCCCCACCAATTTAGGCACCGGCATGCGTGCGTCCGTCATGCTGCATTTGCCTGCCCTGGTCCTGTCTGACCAGATCAATCCCGTTATCAAGGCAGTCGGCAAGATCGGCCTGGCCGTGCGCGGCCTGTATGGCGAAGGCACGGAGGCCCTGGGAAATCTTTTCCAGATCTCCAACCAGCACACGCTGGGGGAAAAGGAGGGCGAAATCATCTCCCAGATCGAAAAAGTCATCGAGCGCGTCGTCAGCTCGGAGGTCAATGCCCGCCAGAAGCTCCTGGAGGATAATCCCACCATGCTGCATGACCAAGTCGGCCGTGCTTTTGCTATTTTGCGTTACGCGCACGTTTTGACCTCGAAAGAGGCACTCAACCTGCTTTCTTTGTTAAGACTGGGGGCAGATATGGATTTGATCCCCAATTGCGACCGGAGTCTGCTCGACATGCTCTTACTCGAAATCCAGCCCGCCCACCTCCAGCTCAGTGCCGAGCGCGACCTGTCGCCGGAAGAGCGGGACACCCGCCGCGCGGAAATTACCCGGACGCGTTTGCAATTGCTGACTGGCCCTTCTAACGTTTCGACAATCAACCAACCCTCGGAGGAAAAACCCTCTGATTCCAATGATGAATAA
- a CDS encoding UvrB/UvrC motif-containing protein, with product MKCDVCESEATVFLTQIINGQMTTVNLCDTCSKAKGVTDETGFGLAEAFLSQAPAPISAETACPECGFTAAQLKKIGRMGCPECYHTFRDGLDGLLKSMHKGTRHVGKVPHQIVTQNAIAGNLGLLREELASAVRDERYEDAARLKSEIESLQSSHPSHA from the coding sequence ATGAAATGTGACGTTTGCGAAAGTGAAGCCACCGTGTTTCTCACCCAGATTATCAATGGGCAGATGACCACGGTGAATCTTTGCGATACCTGCTCGAAAGCGAAGGGAGTCACAGATGAAACCGGCTTTGGCTTGGCGGAGGCTTTTTTGAGCCAGGCACCCGCCCCCATCAGTGCGGAGACAGCCTGCCCAGAATGCGGTTTTACTGCCGCGCAGCTTAAAAAGATCGGCCGCATGGGCTGCCCAGAATGCTATCACACCTTCCGCGATGGTCTGGATGGTCTGCTCAAATCCATGCACAAAGGCACCCGCCATGTCGGCAAGGTACCGCACCAGATCGTCACCCAAAATGCCATCGCTGGAAACCTGGGCCTTTTGCGTGAGGAACTGGCCAGTGCGGTGCGTGACGAGCGCTACGAAGACGCCGCCCGCCTCAAGTCCGAAATCGAGTCCCTGCAATCCAGCCATCCCAGTCACGCCTGA
- a CDS encoding PSD1 and planctomycete cytochrome C domain-containing protein, translated as MMQLPSLSAFIHPAFWLVLGCAVSSAGTAEMTTERRAFFESKIRPVLVKQCYECHSAGAKKIGGKLLLDSPAEMLEGGESGAAMVPGDPDESLIIQALRYDGMEMPPDKPLPEGVVQDFITWVKMGAPDPRENKPRQVERMTVPDPATVWAYQPVKNPPVPVVKDGGWLRDPVDAFILKQIEQAGHRPARDAGAETLVRRLYMDLTGLPPTAEEVEAFVAALKAEKPGATSAYEQWVDRLLQSPHFGERWGRHWLDVARYGESNGNDGLSRNPSFPHAWRYRDYVIRAFNEDVPYARFITEQIAGDLLAAESPAQRDRQLIATGFLALGAKPAKAMNENFEMDVVADQIGVVGHGILGLSVGCARCHDHKTDPISARDYYALAGIFKSTETLWGAAALQALTAPQTALHELRDSPRAAPREEIEPIILAHKPRRAQAKAAFTYKNSDCLAMGVREAKKVEDCKLNIDGESKKLGASIPRGFVTSLGNVTLEKPLDETRSGRLELAQWLTDPGHPQTARVMVNRIWQHLFGEGLVRTPDDFGVYGERPTHPELLDHLATRFVRQGWSVKRMIRDLVMSRTYQQDSICEPGVGKADPDNLLHARHNRRRLDAEALRDTILKVSGGLNAQPGQGSLIQGRDVLINELGHLHQPSQHRSVYLLMLRNSMPPELTPFNLPDGTAVVGKRDVSTLPTQSLYLLNNGFLVKEAERFAERVLTDAGDEDASRVRLAYRLGLGRDPTAEESARAMEFMREIDLNAVSAEADDQKRLKSTWAMFCQALLASSEMRYVD; from the coding sequence ATGATGCAGCTTCCTTCCCTGTCTGCTTTTATACACCCTGCGTTTTGGCTGGTACTGGGGTGTGCCGTGAGCAGTGCGGGAACAGCGGAGATGACGACGGAGAGGCGGGCTTTTTTTGAGAGCAAGATCCGGCCGGTGCTGGTGAAGCAGTGTTATGAATGCCACTCCGCAGGGGCCAAGAAGATCGGCGGGAAACTGCTGCTGGATAGCCCGGCGGAGATGCTGGAGGGCGGGGAGTCCGGGGCGGCAATGGTGCCGGGGGATCCGGATGAGAGCTTGATCATCCAGGCTCTGAGGTATGATGGAATGGAGATGCCGCCGGATAAACCGCTACCGGAAGGGGTGGTGCAGGATTTTATCACCTGGGTGAAAATGGGTGCGCCGGACCCGCGGGAGAATAAACCGAGGCAGGTGGAGCGGATGACTGTGCCGGACCCGGCCACCGTCTGGGCGTATCAACCCGTGAAGAATCCGCCGGTGCCGGTGGTGAAAGATGGCGGGTGGCTGCGGGACCCGGTGGATGCTTTTATCCTGAAGCAGATCGAGCAGGCGGGACATCGCCCCGCCAGGGACGCGGGGGCGGAGACGCTGGTACGGCGGCTGTACATGGATCTCACCGGGCTGCCGCCGACGGCGGAGGAGGTGGAGGCTTTTGTGGCGGCGCTGAAAGCGGAAAAGCCGGGAGCGACGAGCGCTTATGAGCAGTGGGTGGACCGGCTGCTGCAGAGCCCGCATTTCGGCGAGCGGTGGGGACGGCACTGGCTGGATGTGGCGCGCTATGGGGAGTCCAATGGTAATGACGGACTGAGCCGCAACCCCAGCTTTCCCCATGCGTGGCGATACCGGGATTATGTGATCCGGGCTTTCAACGAAGATGTGCCGTATGCCCGGTTCATCACGGAACAGATCGCCGGGGATCTGCTGGCTGCGGAGTCCCCTGCCCAGCGTGACCGGCAGTTGATCGCGACGGGATTCCTGGCATTGGGGGCGAAGCCTGCGAAGGCGATGAACGAGAACTTTGAGATGGATGTGGTGGCGGACCAGATCGGTGTGGTGGGCCATGGCATCCTGGGACTGAGCGTGGGCTGCGCGCGCTGTCATGACCACAAGACGGACCCGATATCCGCCCGGGACTATTATGCGCTGGCGGGCATTTTTAAGAGCACGGAAACGCTGTGGGGCGCAGCGGCTCTGCAAGCACTGACGGCTCCGCAGACGGCGCTGCATGAGCTGCGGGACTCCCCTAGAGCAGCACCCAGGGAGGAGATCGAGCCAATCATCCTGGCCCACAAACCGCGCCGGGCGCAGGCCAAGGCCGCTTTCACTTACAAAAACAGCGACTGTCTGGCCATGGGTGTGCGAGAGGCCAAAAAGGTGGAGGATTGCAAGCTGAACATCGACGGTGAATCCAAGAAGCTGGGGGCCAGCATCCCACGCGGTTTTGTGACTTCGCTGGGAAATGTGACGCTGGAAAAACCCCTGGATGAAACACGGAGCGGCCGGCTGGAACTGGCACAGTGGCTGACGGACCCTGGGCATCCCCAGACGGCACGGGTGATGGTGAACCGCATCTGGCAGCATCTGTTTGGCGAGGGGCTGGTCCGAACGCCGGATGACTTTGGCGTGTATGGGGAAAGGCCGACACACCCGGAACTGCTGGATCATCTGGCCACACGCTTTGTTAGGCAGGGGTGGTCAGTGAAACGGATGATCCGGGATCTGGTCATGAGCCGCACATATCAGCAGGACAGTATCTGCGAACCAGGCGTGGGGAAGGCGGACCCGGACAATCTGCTGCATGCGCGGCATAACCGCCGGCGGCTGGATGCGGAAGCACTGAGGGATACGATCCTGAAGGTGAGCGGTGGACTGAATGCACAGCCTGGCCAGGGATCGCTGATCCAGGGGCGGGATGTGCTGATCAATGAACTGGGGCATCTGCATCAGCCCAGCCAGCACCGGAGTGTGTATCTGCTGATGCTGCGCAACTCAATGCCGCCGGAACTGACGCCATTTAACCTGCCGGATGGCACGGCGGTGGTGGGAAAGAGAGATGTATCGACGCTGCCGACGCAGTCGCTTTATCTGCTGAACAATGGATTCCTGGTGAAAGAAGCGGAACGCTTTGCCGAGAGGGTCCTGACAGATGCTGGAGACGAAGATGCGAGCCGGGTACGGCTAGCCTATAGACTCGGTTTGGGGCGGGATCCGACGGCTGAGGAAAGCGCAAGAGCGATGGAATTTATGCGAGAGATAGATCTGAACGCGGTGTCTGCTGAAGCGGATGATCAGAAGAGATTGAAAAGCACCTGGGCGATGTTTTGCCAGGCACTGCTGGCGAGCAGTGAGATGCGATATGTGGATTGA
- a CDS encoding DUF1501 domain-containing protein, translating into MHSGTYPLSRRDVLRTASCGFGYLAMSGLAATASGNGAADLTARPPRMQARAKRVIFLNMGGGPAQLDTFDYKPQVGKVPHAGSVVNFQRQGESGLWISDLMPNIARHADKLCVLNAMHADTGIHAQSMLQLHTGDRLRPCPSMGSWVAYGLGTENANLPGFISLNTSKPAEYSSACLPPIYGGTPIGVNGENMSRATISDIQGEHLPLSMKRRQLDLIQAMNRDHLSQRRDDERLEGVIQTMELGFRMQASAPELLDISQESTATRERYGVGKNYAVGTCKPSDFGRQCLLARRFCEAGVRFIELNHGSWDQHTDHRRDLHANCTSVDAPIAALLDDLDQRGLLDETLVVWGGEFGRPGLTPGKDNDKTGHNARAFTFWMAGGGVKAGHVHGSTNETGAECVEGKVHFRDMHATLLHLLGLDHENLAVTQGGRSIRLTGVQGGQVVREILA; encoded by the coding sequence ATGCACTCCGGTACCTACCCTCTTTCCAGACGTGACGTGCTGCGCACCGCTTCGTGCGGCTTTGGTTATCTGGCGATGTCTGGGCTGGCAGCGACGGCGAGTGGGAATGGGGCTGCGGATTTGACAGCGAGACCACCCCGGATGCAGGCGCGGGCCAAGCGGGTGATCTTTTTAAACATGGGCGGAGGCCCCGCGCAACTGGACACCTTTGATTACAAACCGCAGGTGGGTAAGGTGCCGCATGCGGGATCGGTGGTGAATTTCCAAAGGCAGGGCGAAAGCGGGCTGTGGATCTCTGACCTGATGCCGAATATTGCGCGTCATGCGGACAAGCTATGCGTGCTGAATGCGATGCATGCGGATACGGGCATCCATGCGCAGTCCATGCTGCAACTGCATACGGGTGACCGGCTGCGTCCCTGCCCGAGCATGGGCTCGTGGGTGGCGTATGGTCTGGGTACGGAGAATGCGAATCTGCCTGGATTCATCAGCCTGAATACATCCAAACCGGCCGAGTATTCCAGCGCCTGCCTGCCGCCCATCTATGGTGGCACACCTATCGGTGTGAATGGGGAAAACATGTCGCGGGCGACGATCAGCGACATTCAGGGGGAGCACCTGCCGCTTTCCATGAAAAGAAGGCAGCTTGATTTGATCCAGGCAATGAACCGGGACCATCTATCCCAACGGCGGGATGACGAGCGGCTGGAGGGGGTGATCCAGACGATGGAGCTGGGCTTTCGCATGCAGGCATCCGCGCCGGAACTGCTGGACATCAGCCAAGAATCTACAGCTACGCGGGAGCGCTACGGGGTGGGGAAAAACTACGCAGTGGGTACCTGCAAGCCGTCTGACTTTGGACGGCAATGCCTGCTGGCACGGCGCTTTTGTGAAGCGGGGGTACGGTTCATCGAATTGAATCATGGAAGCTGGGATCAGCACACAGATCATCGACGGGATCTGCACGCCAATTGCACCTCCGTGGATGCCCCCATCGCGGCGCTGCTGGATGATCTGGACCAGCGTGGACTGCTGGATGAAACACTGGTGGTCTGGGGTGGGGAGTTTGGCCGGCCGGGTCTGACACCCGGCAAGGATAACGACAAGACGGGACACAATGCGCGGGCTTTTACCTTTTGGATGGCAGGCGGCGGAGTGAAGGCGGGGCATGTGCATGGAAGCACGAATGAAACAGGGGCTGAATGCGTGGAGGGCAAGGTGCACTTCCGCGATATGCATGCGACGCTGCTGCATCTGCTGGGCCTGGATCATGAGAACCTGGCGGTGACGCAGGGCGGGCGCAGCATCCGGCTGACGGGGGTCCAGGGCGGGCAGGTGGTGAGGGAAATCCTGGCGTAA
- a CDS encoding neutral/alkaline non-lysosomal ceramidase N-terminal domain-containing protein, which translates to MNQPTMKHRLIHCLFIFGLTYSLTAADKPTLKAGAAAVDITPEQFPMNMPGGFSANLAEKAHDPFHARAIVLADGQTELAMVVVDNLGAGPDVLNEAKKIASEKTGIPMEKMMISSTHTHSGPSLNTRSEQAAAYYQKFVHGVSDSIIRAHEALKPATVGMAAQALPDEVFNRRWYLKEGKMPPNPFNRLDRVKTNPGYSRDVIDRPAGPTDPDITVLSIRDTKRNPIALYANYSLHYVGGAPKGQMSADYFGEFARLMPSRIRGDENFVAMMSNGTSGDINNLPFGVTRPPREPFEQIRIVAQKAADAAWVAHGKIDKHETGLRLGMLQREVTLKYRRPSAQEVAEAKAVLAVKDKEAVAKLPGRAQNYARNTVSAAENPEETLTVQIQAIRIGDYAVCGIPFEVFVEIGLDLKKRSPFSKTMVVGLANGKHGYLPTLEQHSLGGYETWLGTNRVQQDTSVILTDHLLEMMKELKEIE; encoded by the coding sequence ATGAACCAACCCACCATGAAACACCGCCTCATTCATTGCCTGTTCATTTTTGGCCTAACGTACTCCTTAACAGCCGCTGATAAGCCGACCCTGAAGGCGGGGGCGGCAGCGGTGGACATCACACCGGAGCAATTTCCCATGAACATGCCGGGTGGCTTCAGTGCGAATCTGGCGGAGAAGGCGCATGATCCTTTCCATGCCCGGGCAATCGTCCTGGCGGATGGGCAGACGGAGCTGGCGATGGTGGTGGTGGACAACCTGGGCGCTGGACCTGATGTCCTGAATGAGGCCAAAAAAATCGCTTCAGAAAAAACGGGCATCCCAATGGAGAAGATGATGATCAGCTCCACGCATACCCACAGTGGACCATCCCTGAATACCCGCAGCGAGCAGGCGGCGGCGTATTACCAAAAGTTTGTCCACGGCGTATCGGACTCCATCATCCGTGCGCATGAGGCGCTGAAGCCTGCCACGGTGGGAATGGCTGCGCAGGCACTGCCGGATGAGGTGTTTAACCGCCGCTGGTATCTGAAGGAGGGGAAGATGCCGCCGAATCCCTTTAACCGGCTGGATCGTGTGAAGACGAATCCCGGATACAGCCGGGATGTCATTGACCGCCCGGCGGGGCCTACGGATCCTGACATCACGGTTCTTTCCATTCGGGATACCAAGCGCAACCCCATCGCCCTGTATGCGAATTATTCCCTGCACTATGTGGGCGGCGCACCGAAGGGGCAGATGTCAGCGGATTACTTTGGTGAATTCGCCCGGCTGATGCCTTCACGAATCCGGGGTGATGAAAACTTTGTGGCGATGATGTCTAACGGAACATCCGGGGACATCAACAACCTGCCTTTCGGCGTCACTCGTCCACCGCGCGAGCCGTTTGAGCAGATCCGCATCGTGGCGCAAAAAGCGGCTGATGCAGCCTGGGTGGCTCATGGGAAGATCGACAAACATGAGACAGGCCTGCGGCTGGGCATGCTGCAAAGGGAGGTGACGCTGAAGTATCGCCGCCCCTCCGCCCAGGAGGTGGCCGAGGCCAAAGCGGTACTGGCGGTCAAAGACAAGGAGGCCGTGGCCAAGCTGCCGGGGCGGGCGCAGAACTATGCACGCAATACGGTAAGTGCGGCAGAAAACCCTGAAGAGACACTGACTGTGCAGATCCAGGCGATCCGCATCGGCGACTACGCGGTGTGTGGGATTCCCTTTGAGGTGTTTGTCGAAATCGGCCTGGACTTGAAAAAGCGTAGCCCTTTTTCCAAAACGATGGTGGTGGGTCTGGCCAATGGCAAGCATGGCTACCTGCCAACGCTGGAGCAACATTCGTTAGGCGGCTATGAGACGTGGCTAGGCACGAACCGGGTGCAGCAGGATACATCGGTCATTTTAACGGATCATCTGCTGGAGATGATGAAGGAGCTGAAGGAGATCGAATAA
- a CDS encoding sialidase family protein, which yields MKFYALFLFGMASVGLAQAADDEGIQWLVNYDGKAVPDGAWTAVGKPQASLEKDGLRLADDATGFGHYRQGWKAGPEDEIIVEATVKTGAITGASKNKPATSLWPWRDGAPVMVQVSDGRHQDGLVLFPAQATSFTDRFIPMDTTNRFHTYRLVIRGTDMSMWVDGVQKVTGQNAFWKKADSPEPFIQFGSSAKVPAGEAWWASVKLGVRKVTAPLPKDPVKITVSEPWAIPREDVRQTRPYLYDMGQGLLLMSVAQGPDALYEPYGLLKSTDAGKTWTPIPGLDKLDTTPLPVLRRPDGSILAASRWTWLQPDGSLLAKTVHLDVTASKFTMMDSKIVLPKLYANEDKNDQTICERHIWNDDDGGATMVIWTRKRVPRADGRRDTERWSHLVKTTDNGLTWNYVSTIGPGGEPAAVRLSPTEMTAVIRGDRDSQMKQMFSRDAGKTWSKPIAMEEGKVLPDLVLMSNGVLACSYGRPASCIMFSLDGGKTWPSHHVVSDRVSFNYTSIREISPGRLLYVHDAPRMNALYIDVETVN from the coding sequence ATGAAATTCTACGCTCTTTTTCTCTTCGGCATGGCCTCAGTTGGGCTCGCCCAAGCGGCGGACGACGAAGGCATCCAATGGCTGGTGAACTATGATGGCAAGGCGGTGCCTGATGGCGCATGGACAGCCGTCGGCAAACCGCAAGCGAGCCTTGAAAAAGACGGGCTACGACTTGCGGATGATGCCACGGGTTTTGGTCACTATCGCCAGGGCTGGAAGGCAGGGCCGGAGGATGAGATCATCGTGGAAGCCACGGTGAAGACGGGTGCCATCACCGGGGCGAGCAAGAACAAACCGGCGACCTCCCTGTGGCCTTGGCGTGATGGGGCACCGGTGATGGTGCAGGTGAGTGATGGCAGGCACCAGGATGGCCTGGTGCTGTTTCCAGCGCAGGCGACGAGCTTCACCGACCGATTCATCCCGATGGATACAACGAACCGATTCCACACCTATCGGCTTGTCATTCGCGGGACGGATATGAGCATGTGGGTGGATGGCGTGCAAAAGGTGACGGGGCAGAATGCCTTTTGGAAAAAAGCGGATTCGCCTGAGCCTTTCATCCAGTTTGGCTCCAGCGCCAAAGTGCCTGCGGGGGAGGCTTGGTGGGCATCGGTCAAGCTGGGTGTGCGCAAAGTGACTGCGCCTCTGCCGAAGGATCCGGTGAAGATCACCGTCAGCGAGCCGTGGGCGATCCCGCGCGAGGATGTGCGCCAGACGCGGCCTTACCTTTATGACATGGGCCAGGGCCTGCTGCTGATGAGTGTGGCACAAGGGCCGGATGCGCTATACGAACCCTATGGCCTGCTGAAATCCACCGATGCAGGCAAGACATGGACGCCTATCCCCGGACTGGACAAACTGGATACGACTCCACTGCCCGTGCTGCGTCGGCCGGATGGCAGCATCCTGGCCGCCTCACGCTGGACATGGTTGCAACCGGATGGATCGCTCCTGGCGAAAACGGTGCATCTGGATGTCACTGCCTCCAAGTTTACCATGATGGATAGCAAGATCGTGCTGCCGAAGCTATATGCGAACGAGGATAAGAATGACCAGACCATCTGCGAGCGCCACATTTGGAACGACGATGACGGCGGAGCCACCATGGTCATCTGGACCCGGAAGCGGGTACCGCGAGCGGATGGCCGGCGTGATACCGAGCGATGGTCCCATCTGGTCAAGACCACGGACAATGGCCTAACATGGAATTATGTCTCGACGATTGGCCCTGGTGGAGAACCGGCGGCAGTGCGACTATCCCCCACAGAAATGACGGCGGTGATCCGTGGGGACCGGGACTCGCAAATGAAGCAGATGTTTTCCCGAGATGCGGGCAAGACCTGGAGTAAACCCATCGCCATGGAAGAGGGCAAGGTGTTGCCGGATCTGGTGCTGATGAGCAATGGTGTGCTGGCATGCAGCTATGGCCGCCCGGCCTCCTGCATCATGTTTAGCCTGGATGGTGGCAAGACCTGGCCTTCCCATCATGTGGTATCGGATCGCGTGTCCTTTAACTATACCTCCATCCGGGAGATCAGTCCGGGGCGGCTGCTGTATGTCCATGACGCGCCGAGAATGAACGCGCTTTATATTGATGTGGAGACTGTGAATTAA
- a CDS encoding NYN domain-containing protein: MSALSYLLVDGHSVMHAWPELKRDQRSASRRHLARLELMKRLRTYQDMTGKQVVLVFDGTHSQRSEEREPEGLQVIYAEATTTADAIIERLASRYARQHPMQVVSADGMVRETILACGADWTSPEMLKSMCEDAERRLGDEISKRR; encoded by the coding sequence ATGTCCGCTCTTTCTTACCTGCTCGTGGACGGTCACAGCGTGATGCACGCCTGGCCGGAGTTGAAGCGTGACCAGCGCAGCGCCAGCCGCCGCCACCTGGCCCGGCTGGAACTGATGAAACGCCTTCGCACGTATCAAGACATGACTGGAAAGCAGGTTGTCCTCGTCTTTGATGGCACCCATTCCCAGCGCAGCGAGGAGCGCGAACCGGAAGGTCTTCAGGTCATCTATGCCGAAGCAACCACCACGGCGGATGCCATCATCGAGCGTCTGGCCAGTCGCTATGCCCGGCAGCATCCCATGCAGGTCGTCTCCGCCGACGGCATGGTGCGCGAAACCATCCTCGCCTGTGGGGCCGACTGGACCAGCCCCGAGATGCTCAAAAGCATGTGCGAAGACGCCGAGCGACGGCTGGGCGATGAGATCAGCAAACGCAGATAG